Proteins co-encoded in one Euleptes europaea isolate rEulEur1 chromosome 1, rEulEur1.hap1, whole genome shotgun sequence genomic window:
- the PIK3R5 gene encoding phosphoinositide 3-kinase regulatory subunit 5 encodes MQHTTCTEDRIHHALERCLHGLSRNTISASTWTAGLCLNCWSLQELVSRDAGNYLILLEQILQKTEEVQKKSDYDLFIPLALLFSSAVLCTSHFPSNSDLLWRARRTYRDFLTWPVPYCNICQELLTFIDNELKAPGICFQRLVRAEHGLSAKSSERSIITVLLLNPSEVHSEFLSVAERLSALECSQHMLAVTLLEHVYQANFGTSCDLGRLRQALKLKPVEELMEIFVSTTGAQELAAATSDDPAAARKQLQLALQEIAKAAGLPGIIGEAQTHKPHLIPVPAARCHAYIWDQDNFDILNEVLEKECDYPKPAVLEDDEEEETDCCFPPNDSVYSALSEDCSCNSRVSISAVSKDPDSELSLASTKSFTSFVSSLTDCMDSGYVEDSDENSLESTGRLDPREEKVSPRRRQRLTNKIYKLFKSKSQLILGGKELRDISEVASLSLPLRRAESLCNPVAKHHIPMRSRRAKSLPQHILRSALLQQQAPENVCVQRRPFLSCDEDTKISTLRVVVFGSDRILGKVARAYSNLKSQERSCPWLTRYFKLQFFYVPVKRSGPTSSPLTCLPPSPGDPQGHALGSADPGLARMESSTNNISQYIGILDPWYGRNILGLMNLPPDVLCEQSIKPEGESLEEAAEHLPILADMILYYCRFATHPVLLQVYQIQLTFIGGETRTEILIHSLELGHSAATRAIKASGPGSKRLGIDGDREAIPLTLQIAYSKRAVSGRNRWNDTEKVCTSVNVFKACNRQEELDSKTECLTLTATEVIKRQSSKSKKSFNQISVSQIKVDKVQITGVNCSFAVCLDQDERKILQSVTRCEISACYKPKINEPCSGGKPASLLPSQDPSDLCSLLCLPVATFSGALP; translated from the exons GTCCAAAAGAAAAGCGACTATGATCTGTTTATTCCACTGGCCTTGCTCTTCAGTTCAGCTGTGCTGTGT ACCTCACACTTCCCTTCCAATTCTGACTTGCTTTGGAGAGCCAGGAGGACCTACCGTGATTTCCTCACTTGGCCTGTGCCATACTGCAATATCTGCCAGGAATTGCTGACTTTTATTGACAATGAGCTCAAAGCCCCAG GGATTTGCTTTCAAAGGCTGGTGAGGGCAGAGCACGGTCTGTCTGCCAAGAGCTCAGAGAGGTCCATTAT AACAGTCCTGCTACTGAACCCTTCGGAGGTTCACAGTGAGTTTCTCTCCGTTGCTGAAAGGCTTAGTGCTCTGGAGTGCTCCCAGCACATGCTAGCGGTTACCCTCCTTGAACACGTCTACCAAGCTAACTTTGGGACCAGTTGTGATCTGGGGAGACTCCGTCAAGCTCTGAAG CTGAAGCCTGTGGAAGAGCTCATGGAGATATTTGTCAGCACCACAGGAGCCCAGGAATTGGCGGCTGCGACCAGCGATGACCCTGCCGCAGCTAGGAAGCAGCTGCAATTGGCTTTGCAGGAGATAGCAAAGGCAGCGGGTCTGCCTGGAATCATAG GAGAAGCCCAGACACATAAGCCCCACCTCATCCCTGTTCCTGCTGCCCGCTGTCATGCCTACATTTGGGATCAGGATAATTTTG ACATCTTGAACGAGGTACTAGAGAAGGAGTGCGACTACCCCAAGCCAGCAGTTCtggaagacgacgaagaagaggaAACTGACTGCTGCTTTCCACCAAATG ATTCTGTATATTCAGCCTTGTCAGAGGACTGCTCATGTAACTCACGGGTGTCTATCTCAGCCGTTTCCAAGGACCCCGACTCTGAGCTCTCATTGGCCTCGACAAAGTCCTTCACATCTTTTGTCTCCAGTCTGACGGACTGCATGGACAGTGGTTATGTGGAGGACAGCGACGAGAACTCTCTGGAGTCAACAGGGCGCTTGGATCCGAGGGAGGAGAAGGTGTcgcccaggcggcggcagcggtTGACCAACAAGATCTACAAGTTGTTCAAGAGCAAAAGCCAGCTGATCCTGGGAGGCAAAGAGCTGAGAGACATTTCGGAGGTGGCCTCCCTGTCGCTGCCCCTTCGCCGAGCAGAGAGCCTCTGCAACCCAGTGGCCAAGCACCACATCCCTATGCGCTCCCGGCGGGCAAAGTCACTGCCCCAACACATACTGAGATCAGCGCTTTTACAGCAACAGGCCCCAGAGAATGTCTGCGTCCAGCGTAGGCCCTTCCTGAGCTGCGATGAGGATACAAAGATCTCGACACTGCGTGTTGTTGTGTTTGGCTCTGACCGCATCTTGGGGAAAGTCGCTCGGGCTTATAGCAATCTTAA ATCCCAAGAAAGAAGCTGCCCATGGCTGACTCGGTACTTCAAACTGCAGTTTTTCTACGTCCCTGTAAAGAGGAGTGGTCCTACCTCATCTCCACTGACctgccttcctccttctcccGGAGACCctcagggccacgctttaggatCTGCG GATCCTGGTTTGGCGAGGATGGAGAGCAGCACAAACAATATCTCCCAGTATATAGGTATACTGGATCCGTGGTACGGGCGCAACATTCTTGGACTAATGAACCTTCCCCCAGATGTCCTATGTGAG CAGTCCATCAAGCCTGAGGGTGAATCCCTAGAGGAAGCAGCAGAGCATCTCCCCATCCTTGCAGACATGATACTCTACTACTGTCGCTTCGCTACCCACCCTGTGCTGCTACAAGTCTACCAGATCCAG CTCACTTTCATTGGAGGAGAGACGAGGACGGAGATCTTAATCCACTCACTAGAGCTGGGTCACTCAGCAGCCACACGGGCCATCAAGGCTTCAG GTCCAGGTAGCAAACGGCTGGGCATTGACGGAGACAGAGAAGCAATCCCGCTAACACTACAGATCGCCTATAGCAAG AGAGCAGTCAGTGGAAGGAACCGCTGGAACGACACCGAGAAAGTCTGCACATCCGTCAACGTCTTCAAGGCCTGTAACAGGCAAGAAGAGCTTG ATTCAAAAACGGAATGCTTGACGCTCACTGCGACAGAAGTAATCAAAAGGCAAAGTTCCAAGTCCAAGAAGAGCTTCAATCAG ATCAGTGTGTCCCAGATAAAAGTGGACAAAGTCCAGATCACGGGGGTCAACTGTTCCTTTGCGGTGTGCCTGGACCAGGATGAGCGGAAAATTCTGCAGAGTGTCACCAG GTGCGAAATCTCAGCGTGCTACAAACCCAAGATCAATGAGCCCTGCTCTGGAGGGAAGCCCgcttctcttctcccttcccagGATCCCTCGGATTTATGCTCTCTTCTGTGCCTGCCTGTTGCCACTTTCAGTGGGGCGCTACCCTAG